Genomic segment of Porites lutea chromosome 13, jaPorLute2.1, whole genome shotgun sequence:
ctGCAACTTATTAAGGCGTATATTATAGCTTCGAAGTGGCAGGATATATTGCATTTTAGCTGCAAATCGACTAATTGGAAGTAACTGCCTCTTGTTTACGCAATTTTTTTTACCGCTTGTCTACTAGTTTGCCACGCACGAACACAATTTCTGCACTGTCCATTCAAGAATTCCAACTTTTGGATATTTCCACGCTGCCTCAACATTTGTGTTTGGTAAATACAGCCATAAAATAAATATCCAAGTATAAAATATACCTGCGGAGATCGAAGCCAAGATCTTCTGGCTATGCCTGCGCATTTTCTGCAAAACGATGTTATGTTACAAGACCGAGAGAAGGCGGCCATCTTGAATTCGGAGAGAACTTTTAAGAACATGCGCTCATAAGAAAGTGCAGGGCAAAATTACTGTGGGCGCGTGAAATTCTTAACGCGACGTTGAAAAGGGAAACGTGAACGAAAACAGCGCGTGAGTGTTCTAAGAACCAATCAACACGAGAAAAAGATCAAAGGCAGTGATTTCTAGTAGAGATCTGTACATAAATTTGAGAGATTTTTACCAGCTGCTTGAAGAAGTTTGATCAAGTTCAGATGGTTGGATACCTTGCGTTGGATTAGCCAGTCCAGCATTTCGTCACACTGCAAACAATTGAATATCTGAGTTATCCAAGTGTTTATGATATTGCAATGTTATAACCAAGCATGTACGATGGAATGGACAAGCCGTTATTTGGCGAAGCAAGGCCCAGGGTATGTGCAATTTCGCAATGTTTTGGAGTCGTAAATGCGCGGAAGTGTTTAACAGAGAGGTCACGAGCTTTTGCCATACTACGTAATTGTGTGCAATAAAACTCCGGTAAAATAACGAAAAGTTACCGTTTATTGTGACGGGAGTACATACTTAATATCGACGTCCAATAACTGGGCCAAAAAAAATACCAGAGTGTTTGTTGTGCCAAAGGGGCTaattacatgtaagcttatgAATCGATATTCCGCTGAATAGTATATCCTTTCATAGtaataatttctttgtttactggAAGTCAGTGATTTGAGCAAAACTTGAGTgcacctttttattttttcatgtaaagTAGGGAAATTCTgacgaaaaaatatttgaaaatctaaaaatttatttttttatactgGTAGTTTATATTATTTGATACAAGAATTTGTTGTCAATTGCCACTTCAGTGTTACTAAATAAGTGGCATACATGTGAGTTGACCTCAGatttatgaagaattattttACCAGAGCAATAACATTAATTTCGTACTGTGAATGTTAGATGCAATTGTAAAATTATGCtattaaacttttttttctttgcttttcctGAAAGGTTGCTTGTAATGCGGGCTATACTTCAACACATCCTGCTCATTAAcattgttttctgttgtttgttaaattttactttttattgaCTTATTGTTCCTCTGTGTTGGCAGGATCGATACTTGAATTATTTCATTGGAGGTGCTACCGTCATTTTAGTTTCTGTAAGTACTATCTTAGGCCAGAAAAGCAAAACACTCATGTATTGTATCCTCATTTTTCAAAAGATACAAGTAACATACACTGTATCAGTACATGAACCATTAAAATGTAAATGTATTACACTAGTTTACATCTTAAGTcagcaataattttgttttgcgatagaccattttacagttgtggacttagtaccctagcctttgggtgaatgtgaggctgacggtggccttgttttgatacaaacctcctttgctttgttatggaaattgtccttgaaaaaaTACTGGTTAGCATACGAATACCTTGATtaacataataaagcaggaaggtttgtatcaaaacaaggtcaccgttaGCCTCCCTTctatccataactgtaaaatggcctattcttgAGTCTCATAATGCAAGCCACTCGAATCTTGAGTCACATTCAGAAATACCGCTTTATTAAAGAGCCAGCTGCTAGCTAATTTTACTGATTGAAAGAGAGTTTATCACTGGCTTAAATTATTCTGGAAAACAAAACCACGGAGTAATTGACTAATAAATATCACGTGTAAAGCCTTGTTGGTTCCTTAGTTTTTCAGTCCTAAACATGATAATATTTTATCCTTCTTTTCCAGGAGACACTTATTAGTTCATTGATTTTCCCGGACTTTCCTCCTGCTGCCATAAATGTATTTCTTGCCTTTATCATTGCATTAATCTGTGTATCAGAACTTACGCTGGTGAGTAGAATCtttaaggaaaatttgaaaGCAATTGATATTTACTTACATGTAGCAGATACTTTTCCCAGTAATCTGATTGTTCAACTTTGTCTAAGTAGCCCCGGGTTACAGTAGTCGCACCATATAAACTGCCAGAAAACTGCTACATTACCAGGTCAAACTTCTCAAGATTACTCAAGACAGATCCTTGCTATAATGAAGTTGCCACCTTCCACAAGTTTGTGCTTGTGAGTGCTCATGGTGATTGATACTTAGATCATATACCAAGACCTAGATTGTATACCAAGGCCTACGGAGACAGAGCATGCGCTGTTCATGCACCAAGAGAATGGAACTTAATACCCTATGAAATTTGGAATTCCAACACCATCTCgagttttaaaagatcacttaaGACATACTTGTTTACTAAATTCTGTAATAACAGATCATTGTTTCTATAGATTTGTATATAATAAAATagtttaatagtttttttagtttttattttttccttttttttactcaTTATAAATATAATTAGGATATGGctgtaaatttgtaaatatttatcaataatgttttttacatgactgtaaagctccttgaacataggataagagcgctatagaaataaagttatttatttatttatttatttattttatttatacctATAGCAGAAAAGTCATAAGCAGCATTTTGCCCTCCTTGCTAATCCAAATTCATTTTCTTGACAAGtggtctcttttcttttctttccagatATATTGGTACAGACAAGGTGATGTTGATCCCAAGTTTAGAAAGATGATTTACTTCAACTCATTCACAACTGTTTTGCTTTGCATATGTGCAAATGTTTACTTTCACAAAAAATGGACTAATTGTCCTGACAATAGCTGACTTTTTAAATTCGAGAAcagtattttaataattataacaattataataataattattaatgattAATTAATATTTGTATCATATACAAGGCTGTACTCTAGCAGCACCTGATGGCCCCTGGCACCTTAATTTTGCTCCTGGGCAACTAGAAAATCATAGCACATGTATTTTTATGGAAATCATAGGTTATAGGCACCCGGGATTTTAAAGGTCCTGAGCACAGGGATCCCTGCAATATCCCTTAGAACACAGCCTTGTTATCTCTTTAACAGCCTGAGGCTCTTCTGAAAATGGAGTTTTCAATTATAGTTGGTTAAGGGTTGGATGAACAAATGAATTCTCTCTTGGTGCAGACAGATCAAAAAAGCATTCAAATGCAGCATCCAAAACATAGGCTAAAATCCAGTGTGGAATgagtaaaaacggattttttgtAAAACTGCTTTGATAATAAATCATGTTAAACAGCGTATAATGTATAAATGCATTCATATTATACATGTAGTAGacattttgcttttaaatgtGCAGTACTTACTTACGTGTATGTATAAGGAATGAGCAcaaagtgttgtttttgttctcttccTTGACCCTGGTAGAATGGATGCACATGCATGAATGCTGTGACATAATTTTACCACTGAGTATGAAGTATCTTTTTAAGCcatgaaaaaatgagaaattccATACAATGTGGTTCCCTGTTCTTGGTACTAAAGTGGGTAGCGAcgcgaagtaaagaaagaacGAAGCAGACAAGATGGCAGTCCAGGAGAGACGAGAggacaataataatgattaataattaattaatatttgtATCCTAACCAAGGCTGTGCTCTTGCAGCGCCCAATGGTTTGTGTCTGCTATACCCCttaacctcattcccagggtcaTGGGACAAGATTTGTGAATGTGCCAAATGACTGCCTCTAGGTCTCTGAGAGTGCCTCAGGTTTTAGCTTGATGGGAAATGATGTGCAAATATAACGACTAAACAGGTCTTCTTGTCGAGCGCAGAAATATCATGTAATTGTTGTAGGCAACATGGACACCTGTTGTTAAATTCTTTGCAAAGAACAGAAACATGATTAGAAGAATCCTCCATTCTCATTACTTTTTTGTcccgttttttccttcttcctcttcttcttctttcttttttttctttttgttcgtTCTGCTCTCAATTTCGCGCCGCTTTCCACTACCTACAGAAAGTCTATAGCTGGTAGCCGGCTTCTTTCGGACGAAGAGGCTTTTTGCTGTCATTCACAGCAACATGATTtgcacattaatttttttcaaagaatacCAAAAAAACTGGTCCGTTTCgttgttttttatatataattgaCAGagccaattttaaaaaaatgtatttccAAATGACACTTGCTTTCATAATAAAATAGATAGCTAGAAAAAAAAGTTCCTACGCAATTATCTTAGCAACTCTATGTATCAACAGTAAAAATAAAGTACGTTTCTTAATTTTTCGTCTGTTTCTCTCGTTCTATCACTATCACTGTCAGGATTAGTGCtcatttcaaaattattaaCATCTGTTGACAGTTTCGGGCCTAGACCAGGTAAATGGGTTGTGGTGGCCTTGAATTTATGCTGGTGGAGGGCGAGAAATGAACCCACGAGTCACGAGGCTTCATTCACTCGTCTTgcgtggctctgaggaaagaacGATGACCGTTTGCGAGTCTACATCAAAGTACAGTAAATTCTGAACATTTTTACATCCCGcccatgcctagtccctagaATAGTCCCTAGCCTATACGGCGTCTTACCGTATGcacaataatgaggcctagggacttgGCAGGTATGTAATGTGGGACCAAGACACCcttggattcaggattccacgctatggattccaggtactggattccggattcttgaGCCGAATTGTGAATTCCAAAGTCCAAGGTTCTTGATTCCTAATTTTCCAATTAATTAAAGTTGTGGCATTTTTTTCAGACCTTGAGAATTACCAAAGCAACGATATCACTTGTTATTAAAcgtcaaaattttcttttctgcgaaaaaaaatgattttgttacttaaatttCCCTGTATCACTAACTCAGGCCAAAATAATTGTTTGCATGATGAATAAATGACCGATTTCTGCCGGAAAACtagccaaaagtgcaaattatgctagGATTgctgttttttcgtttttgttttttttttcggaaaatttaCGAAAATTATGCTTTTAATTGACAAACTATTCCAAAAATTACGCTAGTACAATCAATATGAAGGGCTTGCCTAACATCACAGGTAgcctcaacctcgttcccagggttctctcctacccgccctacggagtaagagagggcgggtaggagagaaccctagGAACGAGATTGAGGTAGCCTTACATGCAGGCTGCCTTACATGGAAAACGAAACTTAAATAAATagacttgaaaaatgtaaaatttctcaaaaatatGTAAATTATTTAGCTTGCTCACCCAAATTTCAGCCGTTTGAGTCTTTGCACCATTTTAATCATGTTACACTTGGGGAACCTGTGGAACGCAAAGAGGCCTGTCAAATGCCAGGCCACCAAGGACCAAAGGCCAGGTTACTAAGCCTACGTTAAGGCAGACGAAAAACGAGATAAATCCTTCTGATTTAAAGTTAAAATGCCGGTCGAAAATCTCGAAGATGAAGGTTTGCCTAAAAATCCTAACCTTGAATTAGCAGCTTGGCGTTTCACCCTTAACAATCCAGAAGGAAAACGTAAGGAAGATGCAAAGAAACGGCTTATGGATGCCATCAAAGAAAACGGTATGTCACGATTGTTTTGTGCTCTGTCATCTCGATCACTCAATCACATGTGGAATTAGCACTTCGATGTCATGGGAGTAAGaaattttgttgc
This window contains:
- the LOC140922680 gene encoding transmembrane protein 243-like, whose translation is MYDGMDKPLFGEARPRDRYLNYFIGGATVILVSETLISSLIFPDFPPAAINVFLAFIIALICVSELTLIYWYRQGDVDPKFRKMIYFNSFTTVLLCICANVYFHKKWTNCPDNS